In the genome of Methanopyrus kandleri AV19, one region contains:
- a CDS encoding Zn-ribbon domain-containing protein yields MPHICIRCGEVYDKVTKELIRRGCLKCGCRLFKRVSEDDGDNPATIVVERDGVYTINIENIDDVVTVYKSGRFFIVLPEQKYGD; encoded by the coding sequence ATGCCTCATATATGTATAAGATGCGGCGAAGTGTACGACAAGGTTACAAAAGAACTCATACGTCGGGGTTGCTTAAAATGTGGGTGTAGACTGTTTAAGCGGGTATCTGAGGATGACGGAGATAACCCAGCAACGATCGTTGTCGAACGTGATGGCGTTTACACAATTAACATTGAAAACATTGACGATGTTGTAACTGTATATAAATCAGGTAGATTCTTCATAGTGCTTCCGGAGCAAAAGTACGGGGATTAG
- the pssA gene encoding CDP-diacylglycerol--serine O-phosphatidyltransferase, protein MERWKISELITPACVVSLTNVVFGAFSLLASIAGFPGAAARFIILSFIADSLDGFVARRTGKESEFGMNLDSLADLVSFAVAPAVLVVTAGLVPAPMCYLLAVLMVCCGALRLARFNAMCVDGYDPGEYYLGLPVPWVGTIASSLYFLTVDLGPSYLWYVLNTVILGTSALLMISSIKFPSLKRPHPAILAAGGLSSLVLLFSFLIPPDEIKRGLEVVASVTITALLSWYMVRGVRGCFRGRR, encoded by the coding sequence GTGGAGCGTTGGAAGATCTCGGAGCTGATCACACCCGCGTGCGTGGTATCGCTGACCAACGTGGTCTTCGGAGCGTTTTCACTTCTAGCGTCGATCGCAGGGTTTCCGGGTGCGGCCGCCAGGTTCATCATACTCTCCTTCATCGCGGACTCATTGGACGGGTTCGTGGCCAGGAGGACGGGAAAGGAGTCCGAGTTCGGGATGAACCTGGACTCACTGGCTGACTTGGTCTCGTTCGCGGTAGCACCGGCCGTGCTAGTAGTCACCGCCGGTCTCGTGCCGGCTCCGATGTGTTACCTTCTCGCCGTCCTGATGGTTTGCTGCGGTGCCCTCCGACTCGCCCGGTTCAACGCGATGTGTGTCGACGGGTACGACCCGGGTGAGTACTACCTCGGCCTCCCAGTTCCGTGGGTCGGAACGATAGCCAGCAGTCTCTATTTCCTAACAGTCGATTTGGGTCCGTCATACCTGTGGTATGTCCTCAATACCGTGATACTGGGTACCTCGGCCTTACTGATGATCTCCTCGATCAAGTTCCCGAGCCTCAAGCGTCCCCATCCGGCGATCCTGGCCGCGGGAGGTCTCTCATCCCTCGTGCTCCTGTTCTCGTTCCTGATCCCCCCGGATGAGATAAAACGGGGGCTGGAAGTTGTCGCCTCGGTCACGATAACGGCGCTACTTTCGTGGTACATGGTGAGGGGGGTGAGAGGGTGCTTCCGCGGCCGCCGGTGA
- a CDS encoding PHP domain-containing protein, with amino-acid sequence MRLRADLHTHTVYSDGHGTPLENVLAAEERGLETVALTDHGPASPDGLTDRSFRRLVAEAREAEKLCSVRVYVGVEANIVSISGEIDATPAMLSESDIVLAAIHNPRLILANPGSAEELRRAIVHATIRCIESGEVHIIAHPVWILEQLRCYITAQEAEEIARVAADHNVGLELNARHLPRDFTLYQVAIRVGAPITFGSDAHAPEEVGRFKPLQKLARRLGIEPQDVHPEELGIV; translated from the coding sequence TTGCGCCTTCGGGCAGACCTGCATACCCACACGGTATACTCAGACGGCCACGGGACCCCGCTGGAGAACGTATTAGCGGCGGAAGAGCGGGGACTCGAGACGGTCGCATTAACCGATCACGGTCCCGCATCACCCGACGGTCTCACGGATCGGTCCTTCAGACGTCTCGTGGCGGAAGCCAGGGAGGCGGAGAAACTCTGCTCGGTTCGGGTGTATGTTGGTGTGGAAGCGAACATCGTGTCAATCTCGGGAGAGATAGACGCAACACCGGCGATGCTCAGCGAGTCCGACATCGTGCTGGCCGCCATCCACAACCCTCGTCTGATACTGGCGAACCCGGGAAGTGCGGAAGAACTACGACGCGCGATCGTACACGCGACGATCAGGTGCATAGAGAGTGGAGAGGTACACATAATCGCGCACCCGGTGTGGATCCTGGAGCAGCTCCGATGTTACATAACCGCACAGGAGGCGGAAGAAATCGCCCGGGTGGCCGCCGATCACAACGTCGGGCTGGAGCTTAACGCGCGGCATCTCCCCAGGGACTTCACCTTATACCAAGTCGCGATTCGGGTAGGGGCACCGATCACGTTCGGTAGCGACGCCCACGCACCTGAGGAAGTGGGGCGGTTCAAGCCGCTCCAGAAGCTAGCCCGAAGGCTCGGTATCGAACCGCAGGATGTACACCCGGAGGAGCTGGGGATCGTCTGA
- a CDS encoding metal-dependent transcriptional regulator: MVRRTSEEISERMEDYLEALYLLSRRGSGRHVRISELSEYLEVSKPTALEMIRKLADRGLVEYERGLVKLTEKGREIGKEVWDRHREIASFLRFLGVDPKIAERDACAIEHSLHPQSFRRLRKLFHLLKEATGEPTVREILDKVRGEEGDSDGVRHRS, translated from the coding sequence ATGGTTCGGAGAACCTCTGAAGAGATTTCAGAACGCATGGAAGACTACCTGGAAGCCCTATACCTACTTTCGAGACGCGGCTCCGGCCGACATGTGAGGATATCGGAACTCAGCGAGTACCTGGAAGTGTCCAAACCGACGGCGTTGGAGATGATCAGAAAGTTAGCAGATCGCGGCTTAGTAGAGTACGAACGAGGTCTGGTGAAACTCACGGAGAAAGGTCGAGAGATCGGTAAGGAGGTGTGGGACAGGCACCGGGAGATAGCGTCATTCCTCCGGTTCTTGGGTGTAGATCCGAAGATAGCGGAACGTGACGCATGCGCTATAGAGCACTCGTTACACCCGCAGTCTTTCCGGAGACTACGAAAACTGTTCCACCTCCTGAAGGAGGCGACCGGGGAACCGACCGTGCGCGAGATCCTAGATAAAGTGCGGGGGGAAGAGGGAGATTCAGACGGAGTTCGACATCGATCGTAA
- the vhuU gene encoding F420-non-reducing hydrogenase selenoprotein subunit VhuU, protein MAEKRDVLNYLEMVIRSYDIULSCAAHVLDRVKFRIERKDED, encoded by the coding sequence ATGGCCGAGAAGCGGGATGTATTGAACTACCTGGAAATGGTGATCAGGAGCTACGACATCTGACTGTCGTGCGCCGCCCACGTGTTGGACCGCGTGAAGTTCCGGATAGAGCGGAAGGATGAGGATTGA
- a CDS encoding DUF2073 domain-containing protein, with protein sequence MTDGEVKVEVLAKSALERMSTEEVVEYVIEKTRGGSVIVLEGQLDPETLTQIIRETMENVDLEEFTGVDIYVVPPKAKTDKGLFDRLLGRQSEEGMTVISPADVLKDMKKGKDFITLKLG encoded by the coding sequence TTGACGGACGGCGAGGTTAAAGTGGAGGTGCTAGCTAAATCGGCTTTAGAGAGGATGTCGACGGAGGAGGTCGTGGAGTACGTCATCGAAAAAACTAGGGGCGGGTCCGTGATCGTACTTGAGGGACAGTTAGACCCGGAGACGCTAACACAGATCATCCGTGAGACTATGGAAAATGTGGATCTGGAAGAGTTCACAGGTGTGGACATCTACGTGGTACCACCGAAGGCGAAGACGGATAAAGGACTTTTCGACAGACTGCTGGGACGCCAGTCCGAGGAGGGTATGACCGTGATCTCACCCGCGGACGTTCTGAAGGATATGAAAAAGGGGAAGGATTTCATCACGCTAAAACTCGGATGA
- a CDS encoding rod shape-determining protein: MPLWKRKKKEETKQEKKIEEEKKENNEKKASKLPTSIQEALSEEPEIEIDEGLEALGIDLGTMNTVVARPAEEEFLVKQFPSVVAVKKGTNRVLAIGEEARRMLGRTPEDIVAVRPMRHGVIESLEYAKFIVQYAIELGSDNSPEEIERVAVGVPGDASEVEREAIEEATSDVGMDKDNVIVINEALAAAIGAGLPIAEPDGTMVIDIGAGSTDIAVISLGGITDQETMRVGGDNIDQNIVDLVEEEFGVRIGIHEAERAKVEVGKVFTETEDIEDKEIEVVGKDIETNKPKEITIDSELVAKAAEPVVQEIIRAIESILDRLPPELVPGVYENTVLVGGTSLMRGLRARIEEETDVPAELVDDPLTVVAKGAAIVAAEPKTLEPEIRLKALK, translated from the coding sequence TTGCCATTGTGGAAGAGAAAGAAAAAAGAGGAGACAAAGCAAGAGAAAAAGATTGAAGAAGAGAAGAAGGAGAATAATGAAAAGAAAGCTTCTAAACTACCAACATCTATTCAAGAGGCACTTAGTGAAGAGCCCGAAATAGAGATAGATGAAGGGCTCGAAGCACTTGGTATAGATTTAGGCACCATGAACACAGTGGTTGCGAGGCCGGCCGAGGAGGAGTTTTTGGTGAAGCAATTTCCGTCTGTAGTAGCCGTGAAGAAGGGTACGAATCGAGTTTTGGCTATAGGTGAAGAAGCCCGCCGAATGCTCGGACGGACTCCCGAGGACATCGTGGCCGTGCGTCCAATGCGTCACGGTGTGATCGAGTCCTTAGAGTACGCCAAGTTCATAGTTCAGTACGCGATCGAGCTCGGATCGGACAACAGTCCCGAAGAAATCGAACGCGTCGCCGTAGGAGTGCCGGGTGATGCATCCGAGGTGGAGAGAGAAGCCATCGAAGAGGCGACCTCGGACGTCGGAATGGATAAGGACAACGTGATCGTGATCAACGAAGCCCTAGCGGCCGCCATCGGAGCCGGACTGCCGATCGCGGAGCCGGACGGTACTATGGTGATCGACATCGGAGCGGGTTCCACCGATATCGCCGTTATATCGTTGGGTGGAATCACCGACCAGGAGACCATGAGGGTCGGTGGGGACAACATCGACCAGAACATCGTCGATCTCGTGGAGGAGGAGTTCGGGGTGCGGATCGGCATCCACGAAGCCGAGCGGGCGAAAGTGGAGGTAGGTAAAGTCTTCACTGAGACCGAGGACATCGAGGACAAGGAGATCGAAGTGGTAGGCAAGGACATCGAAACGAACAAGCCCAAGGAGATCACTATCGACTCCGAGCTGGTGGCTAAAGCCGCGGAGCCCGTCGTCCAAGAGATCATCAGGGCCATCGAGAGTATCCTCGACAGGTTGCCGCCGGAGTTGGTCCCGGGCGTGTACGAGAACACCGTGCTCGTCGGAGGTACCTCACTAATGCGAGGCCTCCGAGCTAGGATCGAAGAGGAAACCGACGTACCGGCCGAGCTCGTAGACGATCCCCTGACGGTAGTAGCGAAGGGTGCCGCGATCGTAGCCGCGGAGCCGAAGACCTTGGAGCCCGAGATAAGACTCAAGGCTCTGAAGTGA
- a CDS encoding M48 family metalloprotease → MRESLLEAAGAVLLGSAALLMVGRLGNRGFFLWLRTVGILGLLVGILSLALAALTGSAIAGLVVGVITAAMMYLFSSRIVRIQMGAVDAEEFLRYKPEYADKLRRVQEMVSKLASKAGLPEPELVVVPEETGVGGYPNAFATGRRSKPTVGVTEGLLRHLDDDEIYGVLGHELAHVKNRDTLVMTVAAAVSTAIAYAFDPWLNAMYTEDWEDIAFLVLAGMLASLISTLLVAAISRSREYLADEEGAKLSGNPMALAEALEKIEAIVKSNPAPARSLSEVSTAHLWIENPFRGGLLRLFSTHPPVEKRVERLRRLARELQGP, encoded by the coding sequence GTGAGGGAAAGCTTGCTGGAAGCCGCCGGTGCCGTGCTTCTGGGTTCGGCCGCGCTCCTGATGGTTGGCAGATTGGGTAACCGCGGGTTCTTCTTGTGGCTCCGTACCGTCGGTATCTTAGGTCTGTTGGTCGGAATACTGTCCCTGGCGCTGGCCGCCCTGACGGGGAGTGCGATCGCGGGGCTGGTCGTAGGAGTCATCACTGCCGCGATGATGTACCTATTCTCCTCCCGTATAGTGCGCATCCAGATGGGAGCCGTAGACGCCGAGGAGTTCCTCCGGTACAAGCCGGAGTACGCGGACAAGTTACGCAGAGTGCAGGAGATGGTGTCGAAGCTAGCGTCCAAGGCTGGGCTTCCGGAACCCGAGCTGGTGGTAGTTCCGGAAGAGACCGGTGTCGGCGGGTACCCCAACGCCTTCGCCACCGGACGCCGGTCGAAGCCCACGGTGGGAGTTACAGAGGGGCTCCTGAGGCACCTGGACGACGACGAGATATACGGAGTACTGGGTCACGAGCTCGCTCACGTGAAGAACCGCGACACGCTCGTCATGACCGTAGCTGCGGCCGTGAGCACCGCCATCGCGTACGCGTTCGACCCGTGGCTGAACGCCATGTACACCGAGGACTGGGAGGACATAGCTTTCCTGGTGCTGGCGGGCATGTTGGCCTCGCTGATCTCGACGCTGCTCGTGGCCGCCATAAGCCGGTCGCGGGAGTACTTGGCCGACGAGGAGGGAGCTAAGCTCTCGGGGAACCCCATGGCGCTGGCCGAGGCCTTGGAGAAGATCGAGGCGATAGTCAAGTCCAACCCCGCGCCCGCTAGGTCGTTGTCCGAAGTCTCAACGGCGCACCTGTGGATCGAGAACCCGTTCCGCGGAGGCCTACTCCGACTGTTCAGCACTCATCCGCCGGTCGAGAAGAGGGTCGAACGTCTCAGGCGCCTCGCGAGAGAGTTGCAAGGACCGTAA
- a CDS encoding DUF434 domain-containing protein, translated as MVARDLLDSIEKYLLVTRRMVNAGIPKDRALNTVQRTWGLTNREKKALYRIVWSRLESLLRAGKRVPTPLLRGQDLVIDGYNVLVGLASLDAGEAVLCDDDVVRDLRMSPKLEEEEVQTALEMLETYLRRVEPRSVRILFDAPVSGSGELAARVERYLKDSLNVPVRASAVKGVDEKLVRAQGVPVTSDSGIIDRVSAYHDAVREVAAAEGIAVWIPPGPSEPKFVRALVPEG; from the coding sequence ATGGTGGCCAGGGACCTTCTGGATTCTATCGAGAAATACCTTTTGGTGACGCGAAGGATGGTGAACGCCGGGATACCTAAAGATCGGGCGTTGAACACCGTACAGCGCACCTGGGGACTCACAAATAGGGAGAAGAAAGCGCTATACCGTATCGTGTGGTCGAGACTGGAATCATTACTCAGAGCCGGCAAAAGGGTCCCGACGCCGCTTCTCAGAGGGCAGGACTTGGTAATCGACGGGTACAACGTGCTTGTCGGGCTGGCGTCCCTGGACGCCGGGGAAGCCGTACTCTGCGACGACGACGTGGTGCGTGACTTACGGATGTCTCCCAAGTTGGAGGAGGAAGAGGTGCAGACCGCCCTCGAAATGTTGGAGACGTACCTGCGTCGCGTTGAACCGCGCTCAGTGAGGATACTGTTCGACGCTCCTGTGAGCGGTAGTGGTGAGCTGGCCGCGCGAGTCGAGCGGTACCTAAAAGACTCGTTGAACGTCCCGGTACGGGCCTCGGCCGTCAAAGGTGTGGACGAAAAGCTGGTGAGGGCCCAAGGAGTGCCCGTGACATCCGACTCCGGCATCATAGATCGTGTGTCAGCTTATCACGACGCCGTCAGGGAAGTGGCGGCCGCAGAAGGTATAGCCGTATGGATCCCGCCGGGACCTTCCGAGCCCAAGTTCGTACGTGCTCTCGTCCCGGAAGGGTAA
- a CDS encoding DUF515 domain-containing protein: MLPRPPVRPTNFVEIPEERRHAVIGAIVIGLIFLAAGGGAYYFFVYKPYVEQLEKLRAQKLKELNTYFTGPLAASPTRTKLQQQILSAETPEQLQAIDVVGAATVEWRRYLAKQIKMNQKKGRVELVTPEGPQLLTVRDALNKIRMMGVDELMKVQVKRPETVLIAIWADPNKTGPIKVGDRVTLSITNWALKKIAKVKNKEAYKGPNQISGAIVRYIMLIKGGLPDNFKIDLVSASALETMYRTGSSDLALRKVVFPAGLVTGRSYAVGGGTGVTYTLKNYPGLNTRVTSPHLSPVALVDLRDLVKAMAVERARRGGGFIRQLMSIEAREGIRSWENLLVIVEIPKDAVQPKVLIASSVKGGIWILPET, from the coding sequence GTGCTTCCGCGGCCGCCGGTGAGACCGACGAACTTCGTTGAGATTCCGGAAGAGAGACGCCACGCCGTGATCGGAGCGATCGTCATAGGATTGATTTTCTTGGCCGCCGGCGGTGGGGCGTACTACTTTTTCGTATACAAACCGTATGTAGAGCAGTTGGAAAAACTTCGTGCTCAAAAGTTGAAAGAGCTAAACACATATTTCACAGGACCGCTCGCAGCTTCACCAACGCGGACTAAATTGCAGCAGCAAATACTCTCAGCAGAGACTCCAGAACAGTTACAAGCAATTGATGTAGTGGGCGCTGCAACGGTAGAGTGGAGGAGGTATCTGGCGAAGCAAATCAAAATGAATCAGAAGAAAGGGAGGGTAGAATTAGTTACGCCTGAGGGACCACAGTTGCTTACTGTCAGAGACGCATTGAACAAGATAAGGATGATGGGTGTTGACGAACTGATGAAAGTTCAAGTGAAGCGCCCTGAAACAGTACTGATAGCAATTTGGGCAGATCCGAATAAGACGGGTCCTATAAAAGTCGGGGATAGGGTGACACTATCGATTACGAACTGGGCTCTTAAGAAAATTGCTAAAGTTAAAAATAAGGAAGCATATAAGGGCCCCAACCAAATAAGCGGGGCTATAGTTCGATATATTATGCTGATTAAAGGCGGGTTACCAGATAACTTCAAAATTGACCTAGTATCAGCATCTGCGTTGGAGACCATGTACCGTACAGGTAGCTCGGATTTGGCCCTAAGGAAGGTGGTATTCCCGGCAGGCCTCGTAACCGGGAGATCGTACGCCGTCGGAGGCGGGACGGGTGTCACGTATACGCTTAAAAATTACCCGGGCCTGAACACCAGAGTCACGTCACCTCACCTGTCGCCGGTGGCGCTCGTAGATCTCCGCGATCTGGTGAAAGCGATGGCCGTAGAAAGGGCACGCCGGGGAGGCGGCTTCATTCGTCAGTTAATGAGCATTGAGGCTAGGGAAGGTATCCGGAGCTGGGAGAACTTACTAGTAATCGTTGAAATACCGAAAGACGCGGTTCAACCTAAGGTGTTAATAGCATCGAGTGTCAAAGGAGGAATTTGGATACTGCCGGAGACGTAG
- a CDS encoding GTP-binding protein codes for MGVREVLRRLAAALRSGPEELDIGIYGAPNVGKTTLANRIAQDWEAEEFGQVSEVPHETRESVRREVAIEVGSTTVKFNIVDTPGIATKVDYRKFLEYGLDVQEAKQRAKEATRGVVEAIKLLKDIDGALVVIDSTKDPLSQVNVTLIGNLEANDVPFLVVANKIDLEEADPEAVRKAFSEYPVVAVSAKTGENMAKLYEAMVREFTS; via the coding sequence GTGGGAGTTCGCGAAGTCTTAAGACGCTTGGCGGCCGCTCTGAGGTCCGGACCCGAGGAGCTGGACATCGGAATATACGGGGCTCCCAACGTGGGCAAAACGACGCTGGCGAATCGCATCGCCCAGGATTGGGAGGCGGAGGAGTTCGGTCAAGTGTCGGAGGTCCCTCACGAGACTCGGGAATCGGTGCGTCGAGAGGTAGCGATAGAGGTGGGATCAACAACGGTTAAATTCAACATCGTGGACACACCCGGCATCGCCACGAAGGTAGACTACCGTAAGTTCTTGGAGTACGGGCTTGACGTGCAAGAGGCGAAACAGAGGGCCAAAGAGGCTACTCGAGGGGTGGTGGAAGCGATCAAGCTCCTAAAGGACATCGACGGGGCGCTGGTCGTCATCGACTCCACCAAGGATCCCCTGAGTCAAGTCAACGTAACCCTGATAGGCAACCTGGAGGCCAACGACGTCCCGTTCTTGGTCGTTGCGAACAAAATAGACTTGGAGGAAGCCGACCCTGAAGCTGTCCGGAAAGCGTTCTCGGAATACCCCGTAGTCGCCGTCTCCGCGAAGACCGGGGAGAACATGGCTAAGCTGTACGAAGCCATGGTTAGGGAGTTTACGAGTTGA
- a CDS encoding sortase has translation MRLRYLIPGILLLAPSTTYLGYLAAKEVAYFMYHESVSIPDCELVIPKLGLRERINTTSPDYGVYYEIMTPPPGKKGITVFYGHRTLFGSPFLHLDELKRGDKVIVYWFGSKYVYVVYDKVVVSPDYVIDPDASNKDELWLVTCTPLSTARERLIVKCVRVG, from the coding sequence GTGAGGTTACGGTACCTGATTCCGGGAATTCTCCTGCTCGCTCCATCCACGACGTACTTGGGGTATCTCGCGGCCAAGGAAGTCGCTTACTTCATGTACCATGAATCCGTATCGATACCCGACTGCGAGTTGGTCATCCCGAAGTTAGGTCTCCGCGAGCGGATCAACACCACCTCGCCGGACTACGGTGTGTATTACGAGATCATGACGCCTCCGCCTGGTAAAAAGGGAATCACGGTGTTCTACGGACATCGTACTCTTTTCGGATCTCCCTTCCTACACCTCGACGAGTTAAAGCGCGGTGATAAGGTCATAGTGTACTGGTTCGGGTCCAAGTACGTGTACGTGGTGTACGATAAAGTGGTAGTATCTCCGGATTACGTCATCGACCCGGATGCGTCGAATAAGGACGAGCTGTGGTTGGTCACTTGCACGCCTCTTTCCACGGCGCGCGAGCGGCTTATCGTGAAATGCGTGCGTGTAGGTTAA
- a CDS encoding TRM11 family SAM-dependent methyltransferase, producing the protein MSVWAFVRKALREPLRVGAPAPTRRETAEFMVRAAGVEEGDFVVDAGTGNGVVAIAAAEMGCEVLAVDVDPEMIDMARRNAEEYGVEDSIEFVVADARELPELVDNVDAVLSTVPVKTVPEPLEFLRSCATVLKTSGRFVQLTHWPGYFTKLLHHEVPLRVLEKYLKWVHIVPGFVFVCERV; encoded by the coding sequence ATGAGCGTATGGGCGTTCGTCAGAAAGGCACTCCGCGAACCGCTCCGAGTGGGCGCGCCGGCCCCTACCCGCAGGGAAACCGCCGAGTTCATGGTTCGGGCGGCCGGGGTGGAGGAAGGAGATTTCGTGGTGGACGCGGGTACCGGGAACGGAGTCGTCGCCATTGCGGCGGCGGAGATGGGGTGTGAAGTGCTGGCCGTCGACGTCGATCCCGAGATGATCGACATGGCCCGGAGGAACGCGGAGGAGTACGGGGTGGAAGACTCCATCGAGTTCGTGGTCGCGGACGCACGCGAGCTACCGGAGCTCGTGGATAACGTCGACGCCGTACTGTCGACGGTCCCCGTCAAAACCGTGCCCGAGCCCCTCGAGTTCCTCCGATCCTGCGCGACAGTTCTTAAGACTTCAGGCAGGTTCGTGCAGCTGACGCACTGGCCCGGATACTTCACTAAATTACTCCATCACGAGGTTCCACTCCGCGTGCTGGAAAAGTACCTGAAGTGGGTACACATCGTCCCCGGGTTCGTGTTCGTCTGTGAGCGGGTGTGA
- a CDS encoding phosphatidylserine decarboxylase: MAPGWWKFVTPPAALGAALFPWSRPLSFLCLGTAAFLAFFFRNPPREPPSDPSLAVSPADGRLLGYVMEAGEASDDELSSYLDDPITVSVFMSPLDVHVNRAPLDGRVVEAEILKGRFRPAFRKDSATENNRAVLLFDGDPPFVVRLVSGAVARRIDLYVQEGDEVNKGEPIGMIRFGSRVDLAVPRSSVEELLVRKGDSVKAGETPVIRVKR; the protein is encoded by the coding sequence ATGGCGCCTGGATGGTGGAAGTTCGTAACACCACCGGCGGCCCTCGGCGCAGCACTGTTCCCATGGTCTCGCCCCTTATCCTTCCTCTGCCTCGGAACCGCGGCGTTCCTGGCGTTCTTCTTCCGTAACCCTCCGCGTGAACCTCCTTCGGACCCTTCCCTCGCGGTATCACCCGCGGACGGTAGACTGCTGGGTTACGTGATGGAAGCCGGGGAGGCATCCGACGACGAGTTGAGCTCGTACCTAGACGACCCGATAACGGTGTCCGTGTTCATGTCGCCGCTCGACGTGCACGTGAACCGCGCCCCGCTGGACGGGCGGGTCGTGGAGGCCGAGATTTTAAAAGGACGGTTCCGTCCGGCTTTCCGGAAAGATTCGGCCACCGAGAACAACCGGGCGGTGTTGCTGTTCGACGGCGACCCCCCGTTCGTCGTCCGTTTAGTATCGGGAGCGGTCGCGCGCAGGATCGACCTGTACGTACAGGAGGGAGACGAGGTGAACAAGGGGGAACCGATCGGCATGATCCGATTCGGGTCAAGGGTCGACCTGGCTGTCCCCCGAAGTAGCGTGGAGGAGCTACTCGTACGTAAAGGGGACAGTGTAAAGGCCGGCGAGACTCCCGTGATTAGGGTGAAGAGGTGA
- the hisF gene encoding imidazole glycerol phosphate synthase subunit HisF, translating into MALAKRIIPCLDVKDGRVVKGVRFRGLRDAGDPAELAHHYYRHGADEIVFLDISASPEGRRLMVDVVRRTAEKVFIPMTVGGGISDVEDFRRALTAGADKVSVNTAAVENPELISEAADIFGSQCVVVAIDAKREPLKPEHEHVADHIFSNDDGEYWFRVYVRGGREPVDLDAITWAKRVEELGAGEILLTSIDADGTQEGYDIELTREVCNAVSIPVIASGGCGHPKHMVEVFKEADADAALAASIFHYGKFTIEEVKEHLAERGVRVRQC; encoded by the coding sequence ATGGCCTTAGCCAAACGCATCATACCCTGCCTCGACGTCAAGGACGGACGTGTCGTGAAAGGCGTACGGTTCCGCGGACTGCGCGACGCTGGCGATCCCGCTGAGTTGGCCCATCACTACTACCGTCACGGTGCCGACGAGATCGTGTTCCTGGATATCTCGGCCTCTCCTGAAGGTCGCCGGTTAATGGTGGACGTGGTGCGTCGCACCGCGGAGAAGGTGTTCATTCCCATGACCGTAGGTGGCGGGATATCCGACGTCGAGGACTTCCGAAGGGCGCTGACCGCCGGAGCCGATAAAGTTTCCGTGAACACCGCGGCGGTGGAGAACCCGGAGTTAATCTCCGAGGCCGCCGATATTTTCGGGTCGCAGTGCGTGGTAGTGGCGATCGACGCAAAGCGGGAGCCTCTGAAGCCGGAGCATGAACACGTGGCGGATCATATCTTCTCGAACGACGATGGAGAATACTGGTTCCGGGTCTACGTCCGTGGAGGTCGTGAGCCCGTAGATCTCGACGCCATAACCTGGGCTAAGAGGGTGGAGGAGCTGGGCGCGGGCGAGATACTCTTGACGAGCATCGACGCCGACGGTACTCAAGAAGGTTACGACATCGAACTGACCCGAGAGGTGTGTAACGCAGTGAGCATTCCCGTGATAGCCTCCGGGGGTTGCGGTCACCCGAAGCATATGGTGGAGGTTTTCAAGGAGGCCGACGCCGACGCAGCTCTCGCGGCTTCGATCTTCCACTATGGGAAATTCACGATCGAAGAGGTGAAGGAGCACCTGGCCGAAAGGGGTGTTCGGGTCAGACAGTGCTGA